A single genomic interval of Tsukamurella paurometabola harbors:
- a CDS encoding RNA polymerase sigma-70 factor, with protein MSAEEPFAEHRPLLFSVAYEILGSVADAEDVLQESYLRWRDVDLGTVGNPRAYLARIVTRQALNALRAASRRREEYVGPWLPEPLEAPSGDGPAEHVLTGEAVTTAMLLVLESLTPTERAVFVLREVFDFGYPEIAEAVGKSEVTVRQTAHRARGHVRARRPHAVADPAQAQGVAERFVLAAATGDVQALMDVLAPDVVYLGDGGGVVSAARRPVQGADRVARFVAGLFRKGATLGELGMRFAVYNGMPAMVVTFDGVVDQVTCIEVGGSAVTGVYTVRNPDKLHRVIG; from the coding sequence ATGAGCGCCGAGGAGCCCTTCGCCGAGCACCGCCCGCTGCTGTTCTCCGTGGCCTACGAGATCCTCGGCAGCGTCGCTGACGCGGAGGACGTGCTGCAGGAGAGCTACCTCCGGTGGCGCGACGTGGACCTCGGCACCGTCGGGAATCCGCGGGCGTATCTGGCGCGCATCGTCACCCGGCAGGCGCTCAACGCGCTGCGGGCGGCATCGCGGCGGCGCGAGGAGTACGTCGGGCCCTGGCTGCCGGAGCCGCTGGAGGCACCGTCGGGCGACGGGCCCGCCGAGCACGTGCTCACCGGCGAGGCCGTGACCACCGCGATGCTGTTGGTGCTCGAATCGCTGACCCCGACCGAGCGTGCGGTCTTCGTGCTGCGGGAGGTCTTCGACTTCGGCTACCCCGAGATCGCGGAGGCCGTGGGCAAGAGCGAGGTGACGGTGCGCCAGACCGCGCACCGGGCCCGCGGGCACGTCCGGGCGCGCCGGCCGCACGCCGTCGCCGATCCCGCGCAGGCGCAGGGCGTCGCCGAGCGGTTCGTCCTGGCGGCGGCGACCGGGGACGTGCAAGCCCTCATGGACGTGCTCGCGCCGGACGTGGTGTACCTCGGCGACGGCGGCGGGGTGGTCTCCGCGGCGCGGCGGCCGGTGCAGGGCGCGGACCGCGTGGCGCGGTTCGTCGCGGGGCTGTTCCGCAAGGGCGCAACGTTGGGCGAGCTCGGGATGCGGTTCGCGGTCTACAACGGCATGCCGGCGATGGTCGTGACCTTCGACGGGGTGGTCGACCAGGTCACCTGCATCGAGGTCGGCGGTTCCGCGGTGACCGGGGTGTACACCGTGCGCAATCCGGACAAGTTGCATCGAGTCATCGGATGA
- a CDS encoding NAD(P)/FAD-dependent oxidoreductase, with protein sequence MKVVVIGAGYAGTIAANRLVKKADAEVTVVNPRPGFVERVRLHEHIAGSGSAVTPLTEMLDPRIRLVVGAVDKIGDGTVLLADGTSLSFDRAIYAAGGAPTGPSGTLAVGALETAEEAQRALAALPDGAAVTVVGGGLTGIETAAEVAEARPGLRVRLLSEGAVGASLGPGARARVRRELDRLGVTVERGRFDGADGADLVLWAVATQVSDLAARSGLAVDDAGRVVVDEFLRSVSDPRIVAVGDGAAVPGARLSCQTALPQGAHGADNLARELAGRPVKAYSMGYTGQNVSIGRKRAVIQAARRDDTPTRIQFGGRTAAVIKEAVCRGAKGAARTARYAWLPAPR encoded by the coding sequence ATGAAGGTCGTCGTGATCGGCGCGGGCTACGCGGGCACCATCGCCGCGAACCGGCTGGTGAAGAAGGCGGACGCGGAGGTGACCGTCGTGAACCCGCGCCCCGGCTTCGTCGAACGGGTGCGGCTGCACGAGCACATCGCCGGCAGCGGCTCGGCCGTCACCCCGCTCACCGAGATGCTGGACCCGCGGATCCGCCTGGTCGTGGGCGCCGTCGACAAGATCGGCGACGGCACGGTGCTGCTCGCCGACGGCACCTCCCTCTCCTTCGACCGCGCGATCTACGCCGCGGGCGGCGCGCCGACCGGACCGTCGGGCACGCTCGCGGTGGGCGCGCTCGAGACCGCGGAGGAGGCGCAGCGCGCGCTCGCCGCGCTGCCCGACGGGGCCGCCGTCACCGTGGTGGGCGGGGGCCTGACCGGGATCGAGACCGCCGCGGAGGTCGCTGAGGCGCGCCCCGGCCTGCGGGTGCGGCTGCTCAGCGAGGGCGCGGTCGGGGCGTCGCTCGGGCCCGGCGCGCGGGCGCGTGTGCGGCGCGAGCTCGACCGCCTCGGCGTGACCGTGGAGCGCGGCAGGTTCGACGGTGCCGACGGCGCCGACCTCGTGCTGTGGGCCGTCGCGACGCAGGTCAGTGACCTGGCCGCGCGCAGCGGCCTCGCCGTCGACGACGCCGGGCGGGTGGTGGTCGACGAGTTCCTGCGCAGCGTGTCGGACCCGCGGATCGTCGCGGTGGGCGACGGTGCCGCCGTCCCCGGCGCGCGGCTGAGCTGCCAGACCGCGCTGCCGCAGGGCGCGCACGGCGCGGACAACCTCGCGCGGGAGCTGGCGGGGAGGCCGGTGAAGGCGTACTCGATGGGCTACACCGGGCAGAACGTCTCGATCGGCCGCAAGCGCGCGGTGATCCAGGCGGCCCGGCGCGATGACACCCCCACCCGGATCCAGTTCGGTGGACGCACTGCCGCGGTGATCAAGGAGGCGGTCTGCCGCGGCGCCAAGGGTGCCGCACGGACCGCGCGCTACGCCTGGTTGCCCGCGCCGCGATGA
- a CDS encoding ABC transporter permease has product MANPMRRVALRNLLAHKGRLVLTVLSVLLGTSFIAGSMVFTGTLSKAFDGISDEIAVGVDARISPENAQGQGGFGPSGPGVPLSVVDQVKAVPGVRVVVPAITGTIALRDGNGDVVSPTGAPQVGGAYLPPGENLDPDGLKITSGRAPSAPNEMVLNESASERLKLPVGAKTTIVAPHSPGPIDVTIVGLYTISTDSGGYLGALFAKDEARKLFGDGATAPYIEVGAAEGTSPEQLRDALAERLPDLNVQTGAEVRQEFEDTINQGLSFLNYFLVAFGLIGLLVGVFIIYNTFSMLVAQRLSELALLRAIGAGREQVRNSVVLEALVVGVVGSALGLAVGIGLAVLLRAGVTAAGAGFPDGGLAVSPAVVITVMVVGTVVTVISALVPAVRASRVPPVAAMRAQDGGSPQSLLVRGAVGAGLLLCSLALLFVATTEVGSTAAIEVGIAGFGLILAIVIGGPALVAPLLGGVGKIIAAPFGPAGRLGRTNVMRNPQRTTATAFALVIGVALVGVIGTLGASMQKSVDAQVDKGIRSDLMLQAPSLGMPPAALTAIQDVPGIGAKTILYSVPLRIGDDRRSALGIDGDITTAFNLTRTAGELTLKQGGLLVDDRTARRRGWDVGTEVEPMSAVGAAKTKLTVTGIYSATGGSLSGIVITAADMNTLYPPASGATAPLVSPQSVFVNAADGTSVGDLKERLREAVKPLLVVNVDDQDDLKDQAGQAITALMGVLYGLLGLAVVIAILGIVNTLALSVVERRREIGMLRAIGLIRSQVRRSIYLESMLIAVFGAALGLVLGVLLGVSLVHALRDEGLGSVVVPWSTVVVMLVASAFVGVGAAILPAIRAARTPPLAAIAEG; this is encoded by the coding sequence ATGGCGAACCCGATGCGCCGGGTGGCGCTGCGGAATCTCCTGGCGCACAAGGGGCGCCTCGTCCTGACGGTGCTCTCCGTGCTGCTCGGCACGTCCTTCATCGCGGGCTCGATGGTGTTCACCGGCACGCTGTCGAAGGCCTTCGACGGGATCTCCGACGAGATCGCGGTCGGCGTCGACGCGCGGATCTCCCCCGAGAACGCCCAGGGACAGGGCGGATTCGGGCCCTCGGGGCCGGGTGTGCCGCTGTCCGTGGTGGACCAGGTGAAGGCGGTGCCGGGCGTGCGCGTCGTGGTCCCCGCGATCACCGGCACCATCGCGCTGCGCGACGGGAACGGCGACGTGGTCTCGCCGACGGGCGCCCCGCAGGTGGGCGGCGCCTATCTGCCGCCCGGTGAGAACCTCGATCCCGACGGACTGAAGATCACCTCCGGCCGGGCACCGTCCGCCCCGAACGAGATGGTGCTCAACGAATCCGCCTCCGAGCGACTGAAGCTGCCCGTGGGCGCGAAGACCACCATCGTCGCGCCGCATTCCCCGGGGCCGATCGACGTGACGATCGTCGGGCTGTACACGATCTCCACCGACTCCGGCGGCTACCTGGGCGCGCTGTTCGCGAAGGACGAGGCGCGCAAGCTCTTCGGCGACGGCGCCACCGCCCCCTACATCGAGGTCGGCGCCGCGGAGGGCACGTCGCCCGAGCAGCTGCGCGACGCCCTCGCCGAGCGCCTGCCCGACCTGAACGTGCAGACGGGCGCGGAGGTGCGGCAGGAGTTCGAGGACACGATCAACCAGGGCCTGAGCTTCCTCAACTACTTCCTCGTCGCGTTCGGGCTCATCGGCCTGCTCGTCGGCGTGTTCATCATCTACAACACCTTCTCGATGCTCGTGGCGCAGCGCCTGTCCGAGCTCGCGCTGCTCCGCGCGATCGGCGCGGGCCGCGAGCAGGTGCGCAACTCGGTCGTGCTGGAGGCGCTCGTCGTGGGCGTGGTCGGCAGCGCGCTGGGCCTCGCCGTGGGCATCGGGCTCGCGGTGCTGCTGCGCGCCGGCGTCACCGCCGCGGGCGCGGGCTTCCCCGACGGCGGACTCGCCGTGAGCCCGGCCGTGGTGATCACCGTCATGGTGGTCGGCACCGTCGTCACCGTGATCTCCGCGCTGGTCCCCGCGGTGCGTGCGTCGCGGGTGCCGCCCGTCGCCGCGATGCGCGCGCAGGACGGCGGCTCACCGCAGTCGCTGCTGGTGCGCGGCGCGGTGGGCGCCGGCCTGCTCCTGTGCTCGCTGGCGCTGCTCTTCGTCGCGACCACCGAGGTCGGTTCCACCGCCGCGATCGAGGTCGGCATCGCCGGCTTCGGCCTGATCCTCGCCATCGTGATCGGCGGCCCCGCGCTCGTCGCCCCGCTGCTCGGCGGGGTCGGGAAGATCATCGCGGCTCCGTTCGGGCCAGCGGGACGGCTCGGGCGGACCAACGTGATGCGCAACCCGCAGCGCACCACCGCCACCGCCTTCGCACTGGTGATCGGGGTCGCGCTGGTCGGCGTCATCGGGACGCTCGGCGCGTCCATGCAGAAGTCGGTGGACGCGCAGGTGGACAAGGGCATCCGCTCCGACCTCATGCTGCAGGCGCCGTCGCTCGGCATGCCGCCCGCCGCCCTCACGGCCATCCAGGACGTCCCCGGTATCGGCGCCAAGACCATCCTCTACTCCGTCCCGCTGCGGATCGGGGACGACCGGCGCAGCGCCCTCGGCATCGACGGCGACATCACGACCGCCTTCAACCTCACCCGCACGGCCGGTGAACTGACGCTGAAGCAGGGCGGGCTGCTCGTGGACGACCGCACGGCGCGCCGACGCGGCTGGGACGTGGGTACCGAGGTGGAGCCGATGTCCGCCGTCGGCGCCGCGAAGACGAAGCTCACCGTGACCGGGATCTACTCCGCCACCGGCGGTTCCCTGTCCGGCATCGTCATCACCGCCGCCGACATGAACACCCTCTACCCGCCGGCGAGCGGCGCCACCGCCCCGCTCGTCTCCCCGCAATCGGTGTTCGTCAACGCCGCTGACGGCACGTCGGTCGGCGACCTCAAGGAGCGCCTGCGGGAGGCGGTGAAGCCGCTACTCGTGGTGAACGTCGACGATCAGGACGACCTCAAGGACCAGGCGGGACAGGCGATCACGGCGCTCATGGGCGTGCTCTACGGGCTGCTCGGCCTCGCCGTGGTGATCGCGATCCTCGGCATCGTCAACACGCTCGCCCTGTCCGTGGTCGAGCGGCGCCGCGAGATCGGCATGCTCCGCGCGATCGGCCTCATCCGGTCGCAGGTGCGTCGCTCGATCTACCTCGAGTCGATGCTCATCGCGGTCTTCGGTGCCGCGCTCGGTCTTGTGCTGGGCGTGCTGCTCGGCGTCTCGCTCGTGCACGCGCTGCGCGATGAGGGGCTCGGCTCCGTCGTGGTGCCGTGGTCCACGGTGGTCGTGATGCTGGTGGCGTCCGCGTTCGTCGGCGTCGGCGCGGCGATCCTGCCCGCCATCCGCGCGGCCCGCACGCCCCCGCTCGCCGCGATCGCGGAGGGCTGA
- a CDS encoding ABC transporter ATP-binding protein, with protein sequence MSQTPFAPATLPTPETVAARAVGVTKVYGEGDNVVHALAGVTVDFRAGEFTAIMGPSGSGKSTLMHCLAGLDSASGGSVQVGGTELTSLNDKQITQLRRDRIGFVFQSFNLVPTLTAIENITLPLDIAGRKPDQQWLDTVIDRLGLRPRLGHRPTELSGGQQQRVACARALVGRPEIIFGDEPTGNLDSRSGAEVLSILRAAVDDLRQTVVIVTHDPRAASYADRVVFLADGRIVDEMRSPTAERVLEKMIHLDELVAR encoded by the coding sequence ATGTCACAGACTCCGTTCGCACCGGCGACGCTGCCCACGCCCGAGACGGTGGCCGCGCGGGCCGTCGGCGTCACCAAGGTCTACGGCGAGGGCGACAACGTCGTGCACGCCCTCGCCGGGGTCACCGTCGACTTCCGGGCGGGGGAGTTCACCGCCATCATGGGACCGTCGGGCTCGGGCAAGTCCACGCTCATGCACTGTCTCGCCGGTCTCGACTCCGCCTCGGGCGGCTCGGTGCAGGTGGGCGGCACGGAGCTGACCTCGCTGAACGACAAGCAGATCACCCAGTTGCGCCGCGACCGGATCGGGTTCGTCTTCCAGAGCTTCAACCTGGTGCCCACGCTGACGGCGATCGAGAACATCACGCTGCCGCTGGACATCGCGGGCCGCAAGCCCGACCAGCAGTGGCTCGACACCGTGATCGACCGGCTCGGGCTGCGCCCGCGCCTCGGCCACCGGCCGACGGAGCTGTCCGGCGGCCAGCAGCAGCGCGTCGCCTGCGCCCGCGCCCTGGTCGGGCGGCCGGAGATCATCTTCGGCGACGAGCCCACGGGCAACCTGGATTCGCGGTCCGGCGCGGAGGTGCTGTCGATCCTGCGCGCCGCGGTCGACGACCTCCGGCAGACGGTCGTGATCGTGACCCACGATCCGCGCGCGGCCTCCTACGCCGACCGCGTCGTCTTCCTCGCCGACGGCCGCATCGTCGACGAGATGCGCAGCCCCACCGCGGAACGGGTGCTGGAGAAGATGATCCACCTCGACGAGCTCGTCGCCCGCTGA
- the eccA gene encoding type VII secretion AAA-ATPase EccA, producing MGTSALRAFQAGVAALGIGFGEFEAAAPDAALARRAFEAATGADPGMADAWLGRAAAGENTAEVLAALHRHAGAIGAAARRLGLPPGALTSTFATGLYVDYPLRDAATAHVAYAARLLSDGAPEEAERVLDAAAPCPIAHYQRAVVAARTRRWPDVLTALDGHAGWEDAVLVAAAATVAGSAAAQLGRFTEAARLLAAAAEGPVPGAAAAARYCHALVLREQGDEERARELLERAAPSYPPAEAALRDPSHRLVLDGPDAPGPAPEEAADAGDDLLAAAADELERQVGLREVKEQVTRLRTTMQLAKVRADRGLSSGSRSLHLAFTGPPGTGKTTVARIVARMYRGLGLLATDTVVECSRRDLVGQYLGATAQKTSAVIDSALDGVLFIDEAYTLVQEGLSGGDAFGQEAIDTLLARMENDRDRLVVIIAGYDAEIDRFLAANEGLASRFARRIRFPGYSPGELAEIGAAMARSRDAVLTGGAAEVLETCCAGIADRLDRLGNGRFVRNVIEAAEEERELRLADSGLDLAGVDEAVLMRIEAADMARALDGVLGAAV from the coding sequence ATGGGGACATCTGCGCTTCGCGCGTTCCAGGCGGGCGTCGCGGCACTGGGGATCGGGTTCGGCGAATTCGAGGCGGCGGCACCGGACGCGGCCCTCGCGCGCCGCGCCTTCGAGGCCGCGACGGGCGCCGATCCGGGCATGGCCGATGCGTGGCTGGGCCGCGCCGCCGCCGGCGAGAACACCGCCGAGGTGCTCGCCGCGCTGCACCGGCACGCCGGTGCGATCGGCGCCGCGGCCCGCCGGCTCGGGCTGCCGCCGGGCGCGCTGACCAGTACCTTCGCCACCGGCCTGTACGTCGACTACCCGCTGCGCGACGCCGCCACCGCGCACGTCGCCTACGCCGCTCGCCTGCTGTCCGACGGTGCGCCCGAGGAGGCCGAGCGCGTTCTCGACGCGGCCGCGCCGTGCCCGATCGCGCACTATCAGCGCGCCGTCGTCGCCGCCCGGACCCGACGGTGGCCCGACGTCCTGACGGCGCTCGACGGCCACGCCGGGTGGGAGGACGCGGTGCTCGTCGCCGCGGCGGCGACCGTGGCCGGTTCCGCCGCGGCGCAGCTGGGACGGTTCACCGAGGCCGCCCGGCTGCTCGCGGCCGCCGCCGAGGGGCCGGTACCGGGTGCGGCCGCCGCGGCCCGCTACTGCCACGCCCTCGTGCTGCGCGAGCAGGGCGACGAGGAACGCGCGCGCGAACTGCTGGAGCGGGCGGCACCGTCGTATCCGCCCGCGGAGGCCGCCCTGCGCGACCCGAGCCACCGCCTGGTGCTCGACGGCCCGGACGCGCCCGGGCCCGCGCCGGAGGAGGCGGCCGACGCCGGCGACGACCTGCTGGCGGCGGCCGCCGACGAGCTGGAGCGCCAGGTGGGGCTGCGCGAGGTGAAGGAGCAGGTCACCCGCCTGCGCACGACGATGCAGCTGGCGAAGGTGCGCGCCGACCGCGGGCTGTCGAGCGGGAGCCGCTCGCTGCACCTCGCGTTCACCGGCCCGCCCGGCACCGGCAAGACGACGGTCGCGCGGATCGTCGCGCGCATGTACCGCGGCCTCGGACTGCTGGCCACGGACACCGTGGTCGAGTGCTCGCGGCGCGACCTCGTGGGCCAGTACCTCGGCGCCACGGCGCAGAAGACCAGCGCCGTGATCGACTCCGCGCTCGACGGGGTGCTGTTCATCGACGAGGCCTACACCCTCGTGCAGGAGGGGCTCTCGGGCGGTGACGCGTTCGGGCAGGAGGCGATCGACACGCTGCTCGCGCGGATGGAGAACGACCGCGACCGGCTGGTGGTGATCATCGCCGGGTACGACGCCGAGATCGACCGGTTCCTCGCCGCCAACGAGGGCCTCGCGTCGCGGTTCGCGCGGCGCATCCGGTTCCCCGGCTACAGCCCGGGCGAGCTCGCCGAGATCGGCGCGGCCATGGCGCGCAGCCGCGACGCGGTGCTCACCGGCGGGGCCGCGGAGGTCCTCGAGACCTGTTGTGCCGGCATCGCCGACCGGCTGGACCGCCTGGGCAACGGCCGCTTCGTGCGGAACGTGATCGAGGCGGCCGAGGAGGAGCGGGAGCTGCGGCTCGCGGACTCGGGCCTGGACCTGGCCGGGGTCGACGAGGCCGTGCTCATGCGCATCGAGGCCGCCGACATGGCGCGCGCCCTCGACGGGGTGCTCGGCGCCGCGGTCTGA
- a CDS encoding FAS1-like dehydratase domain-containing protein, producing the protein MAVADEWELWFPDAYEIGAESVRSFARATRSWDVPYAVSRRLPDDVAVPATMLGAPMLQAASAVVGKAIPGCNLAAIMHAGQSFTYLRPLHVGDVLSLGVRLTSHIVKAETDLIVVECMVYADGEPSLDAEIFLVHSQRENGIDLEAADRLADEVMMTGTGPSHSDSYAANVAASR; encoded by the coding sequence GTGGCCGTCGCCGACGAATGGGAACTGTGGTTCCCCGATGCCTACGAGATCGGTGCGGAATCGGTGCGTTCCTTCGCGCGCGCCACCCGCAGCTGGGACGTGCCGTACGCGGTCAGCCGCCGTCTCCCGGACGACGTGGCCGTGCCCGCCACCATGCTCGGTGCGCCCATGCTGCAGGCGGCGTCGGCCGTGGTCGGTAAGGCGATCCCCGGCTGCAACCTGGCGGCGATCATGCACGCCGGCCAGTCCTTCACCTACTTGCGCCCGCTGCACGTCGGTGACGTCCTCAGCCTCGGGGTGCGGCTGACCTCGCACATCGTCAAGGCCGAGACCGATCTCATCGTGGTCGAGTGCATGGTCTACGCCGACGGTGAGCCGTCGCTCGATGCGGAGATCTTCCTGGTCCACAGCCAGCGCGAGAACGGCATCGACCTCGAGGCAGCCGACCGGCTCGCCGACGAGGTGATGATGACCGGCACCGGGCCGTCGCACAGCGACTCCTACGCCGCCAACGTCGCCGCGTCCCGCTGA
- a CDS encoding FAD-dependent monooxygenase has translation MWRTNSLRVAVVGAGIGGLAVASGLQRAGAEVIVLEQAARFLPRGSGLTLLSNGFAALRSLGLEDRVREVVADGPPPAPYGTRRADGARLGEFSPDTLADLRVVDRTELHRALLKDLAPDTVRPGIRVEGLSRETLDLGPSGLLEDWHVLVGADGIRSRVRGSHAGDPGAAYCGYGAWRGITDTPVELPDSGESFGRGERFGYVPLRDGRVYWFAVRPSADDDLPEPGELLERYRQWHDPIPALLDATAPDRIGYQPIERLAHPLRTYSRGPATLVGDAAHAMPPTLGQGANLALEDAAVLVSLLRPIARDHDPRDIPAKLSAYDKARRPRTQSIARQAHLLGAALQASTPLLARGRDAAMRAAPNALLDRVFRSTQRWSPPD, from the coding sequence ATGTGGAGGACCAACTCACTGCGCGTCGCCGTCGTGGGCGCCGGCATCGGCGGGCTGGCGGTGGCCTCCGGCCTGCAGCGCGCCGGCGCCGAGGTGATCGTCCTCGAACAGGCCGCCCGGTTCCTCCCCCGCGGCTCCGGTCTCACGCTGCTGTCGAACGGCTTCGCGGCGCTCCGGTCGCTCGGCCTGGAGGACCGGGTGCGGGAGGTCGTGGCCGACGGTCCGCCGCCGGCCCCGTACGGCACGCGCCGCGCGGACGGCGCCCGGCTCGGCGAGTTCTCCCCGGACACCCTGGCCGACCTCCGGGTGGTGGACCGCACCGAGCTGCACCGGGCGCTGTTGAAGGACCTGGCGCCGGACACGGTGCGGCCGGGCATCCGCGTGGAGGGCCTCAGCCGCGAGACCCTGGACCTCGGGCCGAGCGGCCTCCTCGAGGACTGGCACGTGCTGGTCGGCGCCGACGGCATCCGCAGCCGCGTCCGCGGCAGCCACGCCGGCGATCCGGGAGCGGCGTACTGCGGTTACGGGGCGTGGCGGGGCATCACCGACACCCCCGTCGAGCTGCCCGACAGCGGCGAGAGCTTCGGCCGCGGAGAGCGGTTCGGGTACGTCCCGCTGCGGGACGGCCGGGTGTACTGGTTCGCCGTGCGCCCCTCCGCGGACGACGACCTGCCCGAGCCCGGGGAACTCCTCGAGCGCTACCGGCAGTGGCACGACCCCATCCCCGCACTGCTCGATGCGACCGCGCCCGACCGGATCGGCTACCAGCCGATCGAGCGGCTGGCGCACCCGCTGCGCACGTATTCGCGCGGTCCCGCCACGCTGGTCGGCGACGCGGCGCACGCGATGCCGCCGACCCTGGGGCAGGGCGCGAACCTGGCGCTGGAGGACGCGGCGGTGCTGGTCTCGCTGCTCCGGCCGATCGCGCGGGACCACGACCCCCGGGACATCCCGGCCAAGCTCTCCGCCTACGACAAGGCGCGCCGGCCCCGCACGCAGTCCATCGCACGGCAGGCCCACCTGCTCGGCGCCGCCCTGCAGGCGTCCACGCCCCTCCTCGCCCGCGGCCGTGACGCCGCGATGCGGGCCGCCCCGAACGCGCTGCTGGACCGCGTCTTCCGCAGCACGCAGCGGTGGTCTCCGCCCGACTGA
- a CDS encoding phosphatidylglycerol lysyltransferase domain-containing protein — MSFGDRSVSDLVGRSVADPLAPFALRPEKHHVAAPTGDAILSYAIRLGVVVASGDPVGLTPEGRAAAIAEFVRRAGRRPIAVLGAGEAARPLWEAHGLRAVPIGRDVVIDTGSFDLVGRRFRNLRQAVSRTRNAGVTVEIVREGDVTDLDRQAVRRMEALAGHDPTRGFSMILGRMLDGSTPDGVFALARTADGTVCAAHRYLPAGPEDLSLDLPLRARRSPNGVDERLTIETVAWARDHGYKRVSLAFAPFPDLFADDAAALRHPWAGATARRAVHAFDPLLHVERLYRYLRKYRSFDQERAVMLRPHQVLRVAAALILLEFGRYGRGDRL; from the coding sequence ATGTCGTTCGGTGATCGAAGCGTCTCGGATCTGGTCGGCCGGTCGGTCGCCGATCCGCTCGCACCGTTCGCCCTCCGGCCCGAGAAGCACCACGTCGCCGCACCCACCGGGGACGCGATCCTGAGCTATGCGATCCGGCTCGGCGTGGTCGTCGCGAGCGGCGACCCCGTCGGCCTCACCCCCGAGGGCCGTGCGGCGGCGATCGCCGAGTTCGTGCGCCGCGCCGGGCGCCGGCCGATCGCCGTCCTGGGTGCCGGGGAGGCCGCGCGCCCACTCTGGGAGGCGCACGGCCTGCGGGCCGTGCCCATCGGTCGCGACGTGGTCATCGACACCGGCTCCTTCGACCTCGTCGGCCGACGGTTCCGCAACCTCCGGCAGGCGGTGTCGCGGACCCGCAATGCGGGCGTCACCGTCGAGATCGTGCGCGAGGGCGACGTCACCGACCTCGACCGGCAGGCGGTCCGCCGGATGGAGGCTCTCGCGGGCCACGACCCGACCCGCGGGTTCTCCATGATCCTCGGGCGCATGCTCGACGGCTCGACGCCCGACGGGGTGTTCGCCCTCGCCCGGACCGCCGACGGCACCGTCTGCGCCGCTCATCGGTACCTGCCCGCCGGTCCCGAGGACCTGTCCCTCGACCTGCCGCTGCGGGCGCGACGGTCACCCAACGGCGTGGACGAGCGGCTCACCATCGAGACGGTGGCGTGGGCGCGCGATCACGGCTACAAGCGCGTCTCCCTCGCGTTCGCGCCCTTCCCCGACCTGTTCGCCGACGACGCGGCCGCCCTGCGACACCCGTGGGCCGGGGCCACCGCCCGGCGGGCCGTGCACGCCTTCGACCCGCTGCTGCACGTCGAGCGGCTGTACCGGTACCTGCGCAAGTACCGCTCCTTCGACCAGGAGCGCGCGGTCATGCTGCGCCCGCACCAGGTCCTCCGGGTCGCCGCCGCACTGATCCTGCTCGAATTCGGCCGCTACGGCCGCGGCGACCGCCTGTGA